The Sinomonas sp. P10A9 genome includes a window with the following:
- a CDS encoding radical SAM protein produces MSRTVAGRAPLGPGQPLRGDRIHRYVTAFCPECHQENPPLAEVRRLAGALMVRDGRVWLERGCPDHGLVRTMYDESPEILTYLEKWQAPTKQHVPDAAGNYRPIPEAYAYGLPAMQTQHTCILLQDVIEHCNLRCPTCFTASGPQLQGVAPLAEVLANVDTRLSRENGRIDVLMLSGGEPTLYPYLEELLDELVARPIVRIMVNSNGVLIAHDDGLLNLLAKHRERVEVYLQYDGPSRESSVYHRGGDLTRIKDAAISRLSEAGVFTTLTMTATLGVNDGEIGDVVLRALETPFMGGVALQPVFGSGRGHGIDSMDRLTHGGVLARLEEQTGGAVSWHDLTALPCSHPHCASVGYMLKDDSGVWRSLTELIGHDRLLQWLELDPDSIANRIADSALPLGLRSMMKSSLLDLLSEQSSLSHPSTAELWKNICTQCDLGIGTLTTLAVGSLPGQYQRLRKLLAERVTRITVKPFMDISTMIEERLMQCCVHVGTKSDDGAHQCAPFCAVQAWPQLSRQRMSTATGHRASGQAAGLGLPVVRHEPVFSTLETP; encoded by the coding sequence ATGAGTCGAACCGTAGCCGGCCGCGCGCCGCTCGGCCCGGGGCAGCCGCTGCGCGGCGACCGGATCCACCGGTATGTCACCGCCTTCTGCCCGGAGTGCCATCAGGAGAACCCTCCCCTCGCCGAGGTGAGGAGGCTCGCGGGGGCGCTCATGGTGCGGGACGGGCGTGTGTGGCTCGAACGCGGATGCCCCGACCACGGCCTGGTCCGGACGATGTACGACGAGTCGCCCGAGATCCTCACGTACCTCGAGAAGTGGCAGGCGCCCACCAAGCAGCATGTGCCGGACGCCGCCGGCAACTACCGCCCGATCCCCGAGGCCTACGCCTACGGACTGCCGGCCATGCAGACCCAGCACACGTGCATCCTCCTGCAGGACGTGATCGAGCACTGCAACCTCCGCTGCCCCACGTGCTTCACGGCGTCGGGCCCTCAGCTGCAGGGGGTCGCCCCGCTGGCGGAAGTTCTGGCCAACGTGGACACGCGGCTGTCCCGCGAGAACGGCCGCATCGATGTGCTCATGCTCTCCGGCGGCGAACCCACGCTCTACCCCTACCTCGAGGAGCTGCTCGACGAGCTCGTGGCGCGGCCGATCGTGCGGATCATGGTCAACAGCAACGGCGTCCTCATCGCCCACGACGACGGGCTCCTGAACCTCCTCGCCAAGCACCGCGAGCGCGTCGAGGTCTACCTCCAGTACGACGGGCCGTCCCGCGAGTCCTCCGTGTACCACCGCGGCGGGGACCTGACCCGCATCAAGGACGCCGCCATCTCGCGGCTTTCCGAGGCCGGGGTCTTCACGACCCTCACCATGACCGCGACCCTCGGCGTGAACGACGGCGAGATCGGCGACGTCGTGCTCCGCGCCCTCGAGACCCCCTTCATGGGCGGGGTCGCGCTCCAGCCCGTCTTCGGCTCCGGCCGCGGCCACGGCATCGACTCCATGGACCGGCTCACCCACGGCGGCGTGCTGGCCCGGCTCGAGGAGCAGACCGGCGGCGCGGTCTCATGGCACGACCTCACCGCCCTTCCGTGCTCGCACCCGCACTGCGCCTCCGTGGGCTACATGCTCAAGGACGACTCCGGCGTGTGGCGTTCGCTGACCGAGCTCATCGGACACGACCGCCTGCTCCAGTGGCTCGAACTGGACCCGGACAGCATCGCGAACCGCATCGCCGACAGCGCGCTCCCGCTCGGCCTCCGCTCGATGATGAAGTCCTCCCTGCTCGACCTCCTGAGTGAGCAGTCCTCCCTGTCCCACCCGAGCACCGCGGAGCTGTGGAAGAACATCTGCACGCAGTGCGATCTCGGCATCGGCACGCTCACAACGCTGGCGGTGGGCTCGCTCCCGGGGCAGTACCAGCGGCTGCGGAAGCTGCTCGCCGAGCGGGTCACGCGCATCACGGTCAAGCCGTTCATGGACATCTCGACCATGATCGAGGAGCGGCTCATGCAGTGCTGCGTGCACGTGGGCACGAAGTCGGACGACGGCGCCCACCAGTGCGCTCCGTTCTGCGCCGTCCAGGCCTGGCCGCAGCTGTCGCGGCAGCGGATGAGCACCGCGACGGGGCACCGCGCCAGCGGCCAGGCCGCCGGTCTGGGGCTCCCCGTGGTCCGTCACGAGCCGGTCTTCTCGACCCTGGAGACCCCGTGA